The stretch of DNA CCACTCATGCAGAAGAAATAAAATCAATAGAATTCATAAGAGAACAAAGTAATATAAAGCCATTTCATGGGATATTAAATGGTATAGATTTTGAAATATTTAATTCAAGCAATATGATAAAGCGAATGATATCATTATCTGATAATAAATTAGACCCGCGAAAATATGCATTTACCTGTGATTACGGCATGAATGATGCCAATATAGTAAAACCTAAGATAAAATATGCATGGTTTTACAACTCTGAAAATTTAAAAAAGTATATCGAAGATTGGAACAATATGGATAAAAGTAAAATTTCTGGAACAGATGTTGAAATATATGGGGATATAAAAGGCGGCGATATAACTACTCCATTAATAGGATTTGTTGCACGTGCCACATATCAAAAAGGATTTGATGTAATATTTGAGGCATTTCCTGAGTTATTTGAAGAACATGATTTAAGATTGGTGATGCTTTCAAAAGGTGAGAAATATATAGAAGATGGCATGAAAGATTTAGCTGAAAGATACGATGGTAAGGTTATCTCATTGGTAGGGTATTGCCCTCCATTAACATCCCTTATTTATACGGGAAGTGATTGGACAATGGTGCCATCAGTTTGGGAACCCTGTGGTTTAACTCAGATGGAATCTATGGCATACTGCACACCAGTAATAGCCCGGGAAGTTGGAGGTTTGGCAGATACTATCATATCTTTAAATCCAGACCCATTAGCTAACCCTAACTTTGACAAAGCAACTGGGGTTTTATTTAAGTATTATGATAAATATGGCTTAAAATGGGGAATAGAACATGCTTTAAACTGGACATTTTACAGACTAAAAGATATATGTTTATTTACAACTTACAAACATGTTAATTGTCCAGAAAGTCCTTATGAAAAAGATAGTCCTTTAACGGTATTAATGAAAAACTGTCACAACCATGTTTATAAAAATCTAAGCTGGCAAAATAACGGCAGTGCAGATAAATACAAGGCATTATACGGTGGAGCAATATATCATCATTATTTCTAATTTTTAATTCATTTTATTATTAACTTTTATCATATAATATATGATTAAATATAAAAATAATAATACCTAATAATAATATATAAAATAAAAAAAATATAAATAAAAAATAGATAAGAAAGAGATAAAAAATAATTACTAAACTAATATTATGTAATTCAAAAGTAAAATAAGTATAATTATTATAGAGGGGAATGATGAAAGGCAAATGTTTATTTAACTATACAAATGCTATGGAAAAAACAATAGGTAATGATGGGGTATTATCAACAGACATTGAACATATAAAAAATGAAATAGAAGAATCATATAATCGATTATTTAAGAAATATGAAAATAAAGAATTAGGGTTTATGGATTTGATATATCAAAAGGATTTGACTACATATAACGAGTTAAAAAAATATTCAAAAGATTTTGAATATATTATTATTATAGGAATGGGCGGTTCTATTTTAGGAGCTCAGATGGTGTATGAAGCCATCAAAGGAATTTATTACAATGAACATACTACCAATAAAAAAGTTTATTTTTTAGATAATTCCGACCCAGAAAAAACATTCGAAGTTCTTAATTTAGTTGATTTGGAAAAAACGCTTGTATTTGCAATAAGCAAATCTGGAAATACTGCTGAAACAATTGCGAATTTTTTAATTGTTAGAGATAGGCTGAAGAATAATATCAAAAATTATGTTAAAAATATAGTGATAGTTGCCAACGACGGAATGCTACGGGAAATGGCAGAGAAAGAGGGTTATATGCTTTTTGATGTTCCTAAAAATGTAGGTGGGAGATTTTCAGTGCTATCCGCTGTTGGATTGGCTCCCCTTTCATGTATGGGAATAAATATTGAGATGTTATTAAATGGAGCAAGGGATATGGATAAATTATGTAAAAACAAGGATATTTTTAAAAATCCTGCCCTTATGAATGCTGTAATCCATTATATACTATACAATAAGGGCAAAACAGTTGCTGTTCTCATGCCATATATTGAAAGATTGCATAAATTTGGTATGTGGTATAGGCAGTTATGGGGAGAAAGCCTTGGAAAAGATGGAAAGGGACAAACTCCTGTTGTATCTGTTGGAGCAAAAGACCAACATTCTCAACTTCAACTTTATTTGGAAGGTCCAAAGGATAAAATAATTACATTTTTAAGGGTAAATAAATTTAAAAATGATTTAATTATTAAAAATTCAAATTATTTAAGTGGTCATAATTTATCGGAGCTCCTACTTTCAGAACAGGAGGGCACCGAGGCTTCATTAACTTCAAGAAATGTCCCAAATGTATCTATTGTAATCGACGAATTAAATGAATACACCCTTGGGAAACTTATATATCTGTATGAGATGCAAACTGCATTTATGGGTGAGCTCCTAAAAATAAATGCATTCAACCAACCTGCTGTTGAAGATGGCAAAAGAATAACCCGTGAGTTGTTAAGAGGTAAATCTATCGAAGAATTAACTGGTTTTAAATCTTATGATAAAAATTATATTATTGAGATGTAGAATATAAGATTAATGAAATAATATTTTAGTTATAAATTAATAACATATATAAAAAGTAAAAATGTAGCAATAACAAAAAATAAAAAATTATTATATTAAAAACTAAAAATTTTTTAACTTTTAAATCTTTAAATTTTTTATCTTTTTTAAAATGGTGGGATATATGGATAAAAATAATAAACATTTAGAGGAGCTCTATAATAAATGTATTAATCATCTTAATAATTTTTCAAATATGGGTGTTTTTTTGGCATATAATGTCAATGTAGATGCCATAAAATTCTTTAAAGATGGGCAACAGGTGCAGGAGCTCATTAACCTATTTGATGAAAATGAGATTATCAATACAATTAATAAATATCCAAGAATAATAAATAATCCATTGGATTTCATTGCACGGTTGATTTATTCCATGAAAACTGGAAAACCATCAGAAGTTCCCATTTCAGAAGATAAATCATTAAATGAATGGTTTGATGGATTAAAATATGATGAAGAGAGAATGGGAGGACAGGTTGGGATTATATCCAATCTTTTATCAATTTTGAATTTAAAACGAGTAATAGCATATACCCCAATTTTGTCAAAGAAACAGGCAGAAATGTTTGTAAATAGGGAAAATTTACTTTACCCATCTGTTATAGATGGAAATTTAGTTTTAAAAAAACCCATTGAATCGTATAAAAAGAACGACCCTTTAAAGATAAATAGGATTTTTGAATATGATGCCAATATTGAATTTTACCTTGGGGATGAAAAAATAACAACTCCACAGGCCAATAGATTTATTGCAGCTTCAAGACCCGATGCATTGAGATTTGAGATAAAAGAAGAATTAAAAGAAAAACTACCTGAAATAGGAGAAATTATTGACTGTGCAATACTTTCAGGATATCAAGGCATAAAAGAAAAATATAGCGATGGAAAAACCGATGAATATTATTTTAAAAAGGCAGAAGAGGATATAAAACTTTTAAAAGAAAATAATAAAAATTTAAAAATTCATTTAGAATTTGCATCTATTCAGAGTATAAATCTTAGAAGAAAGATTGCAGATAAAATAATTCCAAATGTTAATTGCTTAGGCATGGATGATACAGAAATTGCAAATATTATACATGTTATGGGATATGACGAGCTCAGCAAAAAGATTATTAAAAATAGTATGGTTGAAGATGTTGTCAAAGCTTCAAAAATTCTATTGGATAAATATGATAATTTAGAGCTCGTGCAGACCCATACGATGTATTATATTATGTGTTTATGTAGAAAGGATAATCCATTATCTGAAAAAGACCTTGAAAAAACCTTGGAATTTGCCACTATTCTTGCATCTACTAAGGCAAAACTTGGAGATATATCAAAGATTGAGGATATTAAAGAGGGTATCCTTATTCCCTATAATAAATATGGCAATATATTATATTCAATCGTAGATGATTTAAAAAATGATGAAACCTATAAAAATTATAAAATTGCATTGGTGCCATCAAGATTGGTTAAAAATCCAAAATCTACGGTAGGATTAGGCGATACAATATCATCAGGTGCTTTTATTGGTTATGTATCATTGTTAAAGAATGGATGATGAATATTTAACTTATCTTCCCCGTATTATTAATTTTAATTTAAATACCTACAAATTTTTTTAATTAAACCCAATTTTGAAATATTATTTTCATCATCAATATTTACTTTAATATAGCCGGATATTTCCCAATGCTCCTTTGGATAAGATTTATTTTTTACGATTTCGGCAGAATATCCCATTTTTTTTAATGCATTAAATATATTTTTTAATTTTGGATTTTTAACCCCTAATTCTTTCGGCACTTTTCGTCCCTCTTTTCTGCTTTTTTCAACATCTATATATACAGGCCAGATGATTATTTCTTTCATGATATCACATTTCAATATATTTTTTATTATCTTAGTTTAAGTTATTTTACTTTTATTAACATTAAATATTTTAATTTTTATTTTATATCTTATTTTTATTTTTTATTTAATTTATATTTTTATATTTTATTTTTTATTTAACTTTTATTCCTTAAATTAATTATTATTTTATCCATTTTTCCTTTAAAAACACATATAACAGTATTAAAATTATAATGGCTGAAATTCCCATAACAATCCAAAATCCATAAGGATTATTCAATAAAGGCATATATTTAAAATTCATACCATAAATACCTGTTATCCAAACAGGAACTGCAAATAAAGTGGTAACCATAGTTAGAACTTTCATAATCTGGTTCATTCTTATATTTTCAAGAGATAAGCTCATATCCATCATTGAAACGAGCAATTCCCTATATGTAGTTTCCATATCTATTAACTGCAATGTATCGTAGTAAAGGTCTTCAATATGTTCCCTATCATCCTGTGTGGTGATTGGAAGATATTTTCTTTTTAAAATAGAAAGAACATCTTTATTGGACACCAAAGCCTTATGGAAATATACAAGTGTTTTTCTGAGTTGAAGAATCTCCCCCGTTATATTGTTTTGGTCTTGTAGAAGATTACTTTCTAACTTATCCAATTCATCCTCTAAATTAAGAATAATTTTTGAATAACTTAAAGTAATTTGGTTTAATAAATTATATAAAAAAAACCCTTTTCCTCTATCAAGTAGAATTTTTGGTTTTTTGGTTTTTAAAAGATTGTATATCTTACCTATGGATTTTATTTTATCGATATGGAGGGTTAAAATAATATTATCTTTTATATAGATTCCAAAAGAGGTAGTTGTAATATCTTCCTCAAACAGTGGTGCTTTATAAATTATTAAATAATATTCATCCTCTTCTTCGACCCTTGGAACTTCCTGTTCATCCAATCCTACCTTTAATTCCTCTATTTCAATATCTATTTTTTTGGATAATTGTAGGAGCTCATCATCGGATGGAGCATAACAATCTATCCAAATTAATGAATATTCTTCACTTAGCTCATTTAGAGTTATTTTTTTTAAATCATTATTGATATATCCCAATATTTTTAACATATTCTCCCAAAACCATTATTTTAATATATTTTAAAGTATTCCAATGTATTTTAGTATATCTCTTAGTATAACTTATGCTTCTTTAAAATATTAGTATTTTAGTGTCTATTTTAATATTTTACTTTAATATTTTATTTTTATTTTATTTATTTTAATTTTAGTGGTTTATAATTATTACTCTATTATTATTCTTTTTCTTTATAAAACAATATCGAAGACAGTATAATAAGAATGGCAATATATATCACTACATAAGCAATAACTACTGTAAATAAAGCATTTCCATTTAAGAATTTTGAAAATTCAAATAACATTTCTCTTGTGATAAATATAACTATTATTTTAAAGAAAAATCTCTTTAATAATGATAATATCTCTTTATTTGTATATATTATATCATCTATAAAATGAACTGTAATGTATATCAAAAGACCAAGTGTCAATGGATTGGCAAAATTGTAAATAAAAATCCCAATGGCATTAATAAAATTTAGATGGTAAGAGGCGTTGTAAGAATATATAATTCCCACAACAACAATTAATACGCTTATAATATTCCCTATTGGCGCGAGTTTTCCAAATTCAAGTCCTTTTTTACCTTCACTAAATGATTTTTTTAATGCACGGGTTAATCCAGAACCTTCTGAAAGAATATATAAGCCGACCATTCCCATGATTATTCTCCACCCTAAATCTGCAAATATGGCATAAATAACCATGGCAAAACCAACGGATGTAAAGATGAAAGGAACATATTGAGACATGGTTTTTTTGAG from Methanothermococcus okinawensis IH1 encodes:
- a CDS encoding glycogen synthase — encoded protein: MKVAILTPTIAPLTSIGGLGDVMQDLPKFLKCSGNEVIVITYDHSNKVSNIPHEKIATLNITYQGSNFEFNVLKTKHPLTGVDIIAFSNKNFNELDEWDPIKYDIFADLVVAYFDKFGKVDCISGHDWPCGLAIAKCHEKLDLPTTITIHNEAFKGPIKEYKGLVMSFLELGIYFSDAFNTVSPTHAEEIKSIEFIREQSNIKPFHGILNGIDFEIFNSSNMIKRMISLSDNKLDPRKYAFTCDYGMNDANIVKPKIKYAWFYNSENLKKYIEDWNNMDKSKISGTDVEIYGDIKGGDITTPLIGFVARATYQKGFDVIFEAFPELFEEHDLRLVMLSKGEKYIEDGMKDLAERYDGKVISLVGYCPPLTSLIYTGSDWTMVPSVWEPCGLTQMESMAYCTPVIAREVGGLADTIISLNPDPLANPNFDKATGVLFKYYDKYGLKWGIEHALNWTFYRLKDICLFTTYKHVNCPESPYEKDSPLTVLMKNCHNHVYKNLSWQNNGSADKYKALYGGAIYHHYF
- the pgi gene encoding glucose-6-phosphate isomerase codes for the protein MKGKCLFNYTNAMEKTIGNDGVLSTDIEHIKNEIEESYNRLFKKYENKELGFMDLIYQKDLTTYNELKKYSKDFEYIIIIGMGGSILGAQMVYEAIKGIYYNEHTTNKKVYFLDNSDPEKTFEVLNLVDLEKTLVFAISKSGNTAETIANFLIVRDRLKNNIKNYVKNIVIVANDGMLREMAEKEGYMLFDVPKNVGGRFSVLSAVGLAPLSCMGINIEMLLNGARDMDKLCKNKDIFKNPALMNAVIHYILYNKGKTVAVLMPYIERLHKFGMWYRQLWGESLGKDGKGQTPVVSVGAKDQHSQLQLYLEGPKDKIITFLRVNKFKNDLIIKNSNYLSGHNLSELLLSEQEGTEASLTSRNVPNVSIVIDELNEYTLGKLIYLYEMQTAFMGELLKINAFNQPAVEDGKRITRELLRGKSIEELTGFKSYDKNYIIEM
- the pfkC gene encoding ADP-specific phosphofructokinase, with the translated sequence MDKNNKHLEELYNKCINHLNNFSNMGVFLAYNVNVDAIKFFKDGQQVQELINLFDENEIINTINKYPRIINNPLDFIARLIYSMKTGKPSEVPISEDKSLNEWFDGLKYDEERMGGQVGIISNLLSILNLKRVIAYTPILSKKQAEMFVNRENLLYPSVIDGNLVLKKPIESYKKNDPLKINRIFEYDANIEFYLGDEKITTPQANRFIAASRPDALRFEIKEELKEKLPEIGEIIDCAILSGYQGIKEKYSDGKTDEYYFKKAEEDIKLLKENNKNLKIHLEFASIQSINLRRKIADKIIPNVNCLGMDDTEIANIIHVMGYDELSKKIIKNSMVEDVVKASKILLDKYDNLELVQTHTMYYIMCLCRKDNPLSEKDLEKTLEFATILASTKAKLGDISKIEDIKEGILIPYNKYGNILYSIVDDLKNDETYKNYKIALVPSRLVKNPKSTVGLGDTISSGAFIGYVSLLKNG
- a CDS encoding signal recognition particle subunit SRP19/SEC65 family protein, yielding MKEIIIWPVYIDVEKSRKEGRKVPKELGVKNPKLKNIFNALKKMGYSAEIVKNKSYPKEHWEISGYIKVNIDDENNISKLGLIKKICRYLN
- the corA gene encoding magnesium/cobalt transporter CorA; the protein is MLKILGYINNDLKKITLNELSEEYSLIWIDCYAPSDDELLQLSKKIDIEIEELKVGLDEQEVPRVEEEDEYYLIIYKAPLFEEDITTTSFGIYIKDNIILTLHIDKIKSIGKIYNLLKTKKPKILLDRGKGFFLYNLLNQITLSYSKIILNLEDELDKLESNLLQDQNNITGEILQLRKTLVYFHKALVSNKDVLSILKRKYLPITTQDDREHIEDLYYDTLQLIDMETTYRELLVSMMDMSLSLENIRMNQIMKVLTMVTTLFAVPVWITGIYGMNFKYMPLLNNPYGFWIVMGISAIIILILLYVFLKEKWIK
- a CDS encoding DUF373 family protein, which gives rise to MVSHADNNMNNAVNNVVNNVNINNNSKDFQTKDYSPMEKNNKYLVIVPDMDDDLGRKANIKTPILGRADSINSAIKLGLSDPGDTDVNSILGGIKFYDELKKEGKDVELAIISGHKDVESEECARRIKEQLDFLMYLYEPDFIYLVSDGREDEMVLKYLENKDAFVWKKRIIVKQNESLESTYYLIQEFLKKTMSQYVPFIFTSVGFAMVIYAIFADLGWRIIMGMVGLYILSEGSGLTRALKKSFSEGKKGLEFGKLAPIGNIISVLIVVVGIIYSYNASYHLNFINAIGIFIYNFANPLTLGLLIYITVHFIDDIIYTNKEILSLLKRFFFKIIVIFITREMLFEFSKFLNGNALFTVVIAYVVIYIAILIILSSILFYKEKE